The following are from one region of the Pelagibius sp. CAU 1746 genome:
- a CDS encoding methyltransferase domain-containing protein, producing MAKQTKFLDKAYELGDASQTRALYESWAESYDAELQENRYASPARTAAAMAEAVADKAAPLLDLGCGTGLSGVALHKAGFAVIDGTDFSQEMLKAAAAKGVYRTLLKGDLNAPIPARPGDYANITAVGVFSPGHAPAALIDEVVALLPQGGCFGFSLNDHALEDPSYEARIKVLVEAGRIEVVSDAYGDHLPGIGLKAKIYVLRRL from the coding sequence ATGGCCAAGCAGACCAAGTTTCTGGACAAAGCCTACGAGCTGGGCGACGCCTCCCAGACGCGGGCGCTCTACGAGTCCTGGGCCGAAAGCTACGACGCGGAGCTGCAGGAGAACCGCTATGCCTCCCCCGCCCGCACCGCCGCGGCCATGGCGGAGGCCGTCGCCGACAAGGCCGCGCCCCTGCTGGATCTCGGCTGCGGCACCGGGCTGTCGGGCGTGGCGCTTCATAAGGCCGGCTTCGCGGTGATCGACGGCACCGACTTCTCCCAGGAGATGCTGAAGGCCGCCGCCGCCAAGGGCGTCTACCGGACGCTGTTGAAAGGCGATCTGAACGCGCCCATCCCCGCAAGGCCGGGTGACTACGCGAACATTACGGCCGTCGGGGTCTTCAGCCCGGGCCACGCGCCCGCCGCGCTGATCGACGAGGTCGTGGCGCTGCTGCCGCAAGGCGGCTGCTTCGGCTTTTCCCTGAACGACCACGCCCTGGAAGACCCCAGCTACGAGGCGCGCATCAAGGTGCTGGTCGAGGCGGGCCGTATAGAGGTCGTGTCCGACGCCTACGGCGACCACCTGCCGGGCATCGGCCTCAAGGCGAAAATCTACGTCCTGCGCAGGCTCTAG
- the radC gene encoding DNA repair protein RadC — protein MSEDGSGKPHYHGHRERLRERLLTRGGDSLSDYEILEFLLFSAKPRGDTKPLAKALLARFGTLSKVLTAQTETLAQVPGMGRASIAALRIVPQAAERLAREEAMEGDVISSWDKLLAYCRLSMAHQPVEQFRLLFLDKRNRLIADEVQQQGTIDHTPVYTREVVKRALELGAAALILVHNHPSGEAEPSAADIAMTEELVSASQKLGIVIHDHLVIGRAGHASFRALGLL, from the coding sequence ATGAGCGAGGACGGCAGCGGCAAGCCCCACTACCACGGCCATCGCGAACGCCTGCGCGAGCGCCTGCTGACGCGCGGCGGCGACAGCCTCTCCGACTACGAGATCCTGGAGTTCCTGCTGTTCAGCGCCAAACCGCGCGGCGATACCAAACCATTGGCCAAAGCGCTGCTGGCGCGCTTCGGAACCCTGTCGAAGGTGCTGACGGCGCAGACCGAGACGCTGGCGCAGGTGCCGGGCATGGGCCGCGCCTCCATCGCCGCCCTGAGGATCGTCCCCCAGGCCGCCGAGCGCCTGGCCCGCGAAGAGGCCATGGAAGGCGACGTCATCTCCTCCTGGGACAAGCTGCTGGCCTACTGCCGGCTGAGCATGGCGCACCAGCCGGTCGAGCAGTTCCGCCTGCTGTTCCTCGACAAGCGCAACCGCCTCATCGCCGACGAGGTGCAGCAGCAGGGCACCATCGACCACACGCCGGTCTACACCCGCGAGGTGGTGAAGCGCGCGCTGGAACTGGGCGCGGCGGCCCTCATCCTGGTGCACAACCACCCCTCCGGCGAAGCCGAGCCCTCGGCCGCCGACATCGCCATGACCGAGGAGCTGGTCAGCGCCTCGCAAAAACTGGGCATCGTCATCCACGACCACCTGGTGATCGGCCGCGCCGGCCACGCCAGCTTCCGGGCGCTTGGCCTCCTATAG
- the purB gene encoding adenylosuccinate lyase has product MIPRYSRPEMTAIWEPENKFRIWFEIEAHACDAQAELGVIPKEAAKAVWERGAFEVDRIDEIERETKHDVIAFLTNLAEHVGEEARFVHQGMTSSDVLDTCLAVQFTQASDLLLADLDRVLAALKARAFEFKDAVCLGRSHGIHAEPTTFGVKLAGHYAAFARCRARLEAARAEIATCAISGAVGTFANIDPFVEEYVAGKLGLTPEPVSTQVIPRDRHAAFFAALGIVASSIENLATEIRHLQRTEVREAEEYFAPGQKGSSAMPHKRNPVLTENLTGLARVVRAAVVPALENVTLWHERDISHSSVERMFGPDATVTLDFALNRLAGVIEKLLVYPENMQKNLDQLGGLVHSQRVLLALTQAGISREDAYRLVQRNAMKVWGNEGDFLELLKADPEIAGKIAEDKLAACFDPSYHTKHVDTIFARVFGKDAAAQAAE; this is encoded by the coding sequence ATGATCCCGCGCTACAGCCGCCCCGAAATGACCGCCATCTGGGAGCCGGAGAACAAGTTCCGCATCTGGTTCGAGATCGAGGCCCATGCCTGCGACGCCCAGGCGGAGTTGGGGGTCATCCCCAAGGAAGCGGCCAAGGCGGTGTGGGAGCGCGGCGCCTTCGAGGTCGACCGCATCGACGAGATCGAGCGCGAGACCAAGCACGACGTCATCGCCTTCCTGACCAACCTGGCCGAGCATGTCGGCGAGGAAGCGCGCTTCGTGCATCAAGGCATGACCTCCTCCGACGTGCTGGACACCTGCCTGGCCGTGCAGTTCACCCAGGCCAGCGACCTGCTGCTGGCCGACCTGGACCGGGTGCTGGCGGCGCTGAAGGCCCGCGCCTTCGAATTCAAGGACGCGGTCTGCTTGGGGCGCAGCCACGGCATCCATGCCGAGCCCACCACCTTCGGCGTGAAGCTGGCCGGCCACTACGCCGCCTTCGCGCGCTGCCGCGCGCGGCTGGAAGCGGCGCGCGCGGAGATCGCCACCTGCGCCATCTCCGGCGCCGTCGGCACCTTCGCCAACATCGATCCCTTCGTCGAGGAATACGTCGCCGGCAAGCTGGGCCTGACGCCGGAGCCGGTCTCGACCCAGGTCATCCCGCGCGACCGCCACGCTGCCTTCTTCGCCGCGCTGGGCATCGTCGCCTCCTCCATCGAGAATCTGGCCACCGAGATCCGCCACCTGCAGCGCACCGAGGTGCGCGAGGCCGAGGAATACTTCGCGCCGGGGCAGAAGGGCTCCTCGGCCATGCCGCACAAGCGCAACCCGGTGCTGACCGAGAACCTGACGGGGCTGGCCCGCGTGGTGCGCGCCGCCGTGGTGCCGGCGCTGGAGAACGTGACCCTGTGGCACGAGCGCGACATCTCCCATTCCTCGGTGGAGCGCATGTTCGGCCCCGACGCCACGGTGACCCTGGACTTCGCCCTCAACCGCCTGGCGGGCGTCATCGAGAAGCTGCTGGTCTATCCGGAGAACATGCAGAAGAACCTCGACCAGCTCGGCGGCCTGGTGCATTCGCAGCGCGTCCTGCTGGCGCTGACCCAGGCCGGCATCAGCCGCGAGGACGCCTACCGCCTGGTCCAGCGCAACGCCATGAAGGTCTGGGGCAACGAAGGCGACTTCCTGGAGCTGCTGAAGGCCGACCCGGAGATCGCCGGCAAGATCGCCGAGGACAAGCTCGCCGCCTGCTTCGATCCGAGCTACCACACCAAGCACGTGGACACGATCTTCGCCCGCGTCTTCGGCAAGGACGCGGCGGCCCAGGCGGCGGAGTAA